The genomic interval TCAGTGGGATCTGAGTCCTGGCATTGTGGATTCAGAAAGCTCACTCTTCCTATAAGctcttatgcttttatttttaatgtctgcATAGCTAACGAAGGCATGGAGAATAGCTCATACTTTAACCCCAAAGAAACTCCCAGCAagctaaataagtaaatatgtaaattaaagtACTAAAAACTAGAACTGCCCAATAGCATGTAAAGATTTCTTTTAAACAACTATTTCCTGTCCTTAAAGTAAGTACTTTGAGTACCCACTCATCTGCAAATTCTGTTTGCTCCCATCTTTGATGGGGATCACAAAGGCAGTGTGTGGGTTTGTCAGGCAGCAGCTCACGTAGGAGAAAGGGACCAGAGAGACATGTGACAAGAATCGGGCAACAGCGTTCTCTGTATTTCTCCTCTATGTCTCTTTCCCATTACTTAAAATAcaagcaaaatattttctttccttcctcaaaAGGGACACATTCAGAAAACTAGGTCCTTCCCCGAGTAGaaaaactttgttcttttcaaagTAGAACAATAGAAACCACCACCTGCCTGTCATTTTAGAACCACCTGTCATGCTCCATTTTATGctgagactgggtgatttataataaacagaaatgtatttagCTCGTTTTCTGGTGACTGAAAAGTGCAGGATTGAGGGGCAGCACCTGGCCAGGCTCTGCTTGCAGTatcatcccatggcagaaggaCAACAGGTGACAAGGATTGGCTCATCCTTTTGTCATGAATCTACTCCCACAGTAACTGCATCAACCCTTGCAAGAAGACAGAACCCTCAAGATCTGGTCACCTCTTAAAGGGCACACCTCCCAACACTGTTGCTTTAGAGTTTAGGCTGACAACGCCTAAACTTTGGCAGACACCATTTGAACTCAGCAGAACACAAAATCTAAACATATGGAGGGAACGGATCTTAAACTACACACCGTTGTCTTAGTTTTTGGAAATGTCTCTATTCCCCCCATCCTTCAGAAACCCCCTCAGGGGTGGATCAGCTGACATTGATTCTATAGAAACAGATTCCCCAAACAGGACAAATTACTGAAGAGAAAGGCATCAGCAACTTGTGCTGGAATGTTCCAGGAAGATCTCACAGTTTCCAGCAAGCTGAGTGGGTGAAGAAGCAAGAAACATGGTTAAGTTTTGTTTTCAATCATGGTGACACAAGGTTCACATTACCTTCTAGTGGGTCCTCATCTTGGTGTTCAGATGCAGCTGTGGTCTCCTACAAAGAAAAATGGGtatcttaagaaaaaaagaaaattataaagactGAACATCAATACATGCTttcttgggaaaaaatatttagctctcaaaaataaaatttaaaagtctaagCTCCACTAAGCACATTTAGGTTGAATTTTGAtcagaaaaatctttaaatattgtaACACTACAATTATGAAATGAGTGAACTGAGCCAACAGAAGAAAAGTCACTAAGGAGGGACATGCCTGACAGAGGCTTCTGGCCTGTCTGTAGCTTCTGAAAATTGACCTTTTAGGTCTTTGGCTGGATCCCTGGGCATCCTGACTTCTTATTCCTGAACTAGATGGCACTCTCTCTACCTGTACCCCGACTTTTGTTCCAAAACACAACCTGCAGTCTCCACAAACACATTTTCCTCATGACCCAGACCCACGGTTCAGCTAAGTTTGGGGACATTAAAGTTTTCAAGGAAATGCAGAGGCTGCAGAAGAGCAGACCAATCAATCATGGTTTTTACCTGAGAGAAGTAAATTCCAGAAGCGCTCCTGAAGTCAATCTCTGTTGGTTAACTCAGACTCTATTGGCGCTTCTGGAGCAGCACAAATGTTAATGACCCCTTCTAAACACCTGCTGGGAACTTTCATTTTCAAGCACGTGCAGCTGTTCCAAGGAACTGTCCTAACCCAGAAATTAACTCCTATAACAATGCTTAATGAAACCTCCCTTGCTAATAAGAAAAAGATGATATTGAGAGCCAAAGATCTCTCTCTTCGGTGCATCTGAAAGTATGTCATCTCTTTACTCTGAAATATGTCTTGgtttggaaaataaaagatatagtTATCATAAATCTAATCACACGATCTGTGTCTTTTTTCTATTTGGAAATGGCCAATATCACCAAAATCTGCTTAAAGGAGGTCTTTCCTAAAATATAAGGTCCAGATCTCACATGTCCTCCTTTTCAATGTGTGCCCTGATGAACATGAATCCTAAATGGCCAGGGATAAACAGAAACTACCTGGAGACAAAGCATTTTTCCCATCCAGGTCGTCCTTAAAGAAAAGTGCCTATATAAATGGTTGGCGGTAGCCTAGAGAAGTTGTGCTGAGGGACCCCAAAGACCTGAGAATCATTCTGAACACATTACTTCCtctgatcttgggcaagtcaccaTGTCAAAATGTAAAGGAGGGGCCTCTTTGGGGTGTTGGACTAACCCATGAATCTGTTGGGGCAGATTCATGGACCAGGCAGAACATGGTGgggaataaaattatagcatctCGTGGAGAATACATGTCATCAGACAAGACCAAAATAAGGTCTTGGGAGTGAGAAACCCACCACAGAGCCTTCCAGCTTTCCCTTCAGGAATACCCACGAGGATGACTGGCAGATGGCAGTGTGGTAACTAGTCACTGACGGTATATTTGTAATAATTAAAGGAACAAGTGCATTCTATAAGTAATAATTCAACTAGACAAAGGGATCAAAAAAATCCTGAAGGGGATCAAAAAACTCTAAAATGGTTAGAAAAATGGAGGGAAGGGTTAGTAGGGTGAGAAAAAAaggatgttaatttttttttaacgttCTCATGATTggaagagaaattttttaaaacaatttctgaaGCTGATGATATACTCATACCCAGATCTCCCTATTTAAAGATATAAAGGGTAACCactaagaggaaaagaaaggaagatgtGAAAGAAAAGCGCACTACACTTAAAgtgatgatttttgttttcttgtaaaaGGTGATGCAATACTGAACATCTGCTAAAAAGGAGAAACCCaaactgagtttaaaaaaagagatgagaaatctaaagagaaaatttttacatAAGAGGCGCCTAAAACagactaaaaacaaaattgaaaatgagAGTTTGGGCAAAAAAGATGCAAAGcaaatgtaaattttagaaaCCAAGGGTCTAGATAGATGTTAAATTCAATTTTGATGTTAAGGCCAAGGCCATCACACAATCACCACAAACCCAGAAGGAAAGTCCATAACCTTTTGAGTGCAAAGTGTGAATTTCCACAAGTAACTTATGCAATCAAGCAAAGGGGACACCCCTCAAccagaaaaaatagataaaggaCAGCAACAAGGTCATGGGACACAGATACCAGTGAACATTATAAAAGATGTTGGCCCTGAACAGTAGGCCCTGCCTCCCTTGCCTGTGAGACTGGCTAATCACACACAGATCCAGGAGAAATAAGCACAGCCCAAACGGTAAGGGAAAGGGAAGGCTTTTTCATGGCTAATCTCCTGTTTAACATTTTGAATGTTATATCCTTTAGTCCAGCCCTTCCTCTTCCAGAGAAGCTATTCTTAGCGAAACAAAACATTCAGGCACATGTTTGAAGATAGGTTGAAGGAAATTTTTTGAAGCACTGAAAACATTTCCAAAGTCAGATAAAGGATGAGATAAAAACACAGAACATCTAAATGGGAGATTTTAGGGGTTTTTTCTTGGTGCTGTAGATTGAATTGCATGGTAAAcacaagctctaccactgagctgtaccccagccCCTCGATTGgggatttttagaaaattttaaagaaagctcTCTGCAAACAACGTAGAAACAGAAGCCAGAAACAAGCCATATGTATACTATATTCTTAACCAAAGCACCCCACCTGACCCCCAAACAGAAACAGGGCCTAACCTCACTGATTCAGCAAGAGTAAAGGGGAAAGATCTAAGACTTAGATCTACTCCaacagggctttttttttttttttttttttcctttccgaAGTGGAGGGAATGAAGAAGAGGGAGGGTATGGGGGGTATGGAGAAGATTTTCCTTACTAGAAATATGTTACTCTAGCTGGGTAGACTGGAGtgtgcttgtaattccagcagctcaagaggctgaggcaagaggcaaCTCttgtgagttcaagaccagccccagcaatttagtgaggccctaagaaatttagcaagaccctgtctcaaaattaaaaatagaaagggctggggatgtggtaagtggtgaagtgcccctgagttcaatccctggtacaaaaaaaaaaaaaattactctagtAATGGcaatattaaaatgtttctaaagGGTGCTCATGTTTTCTGTTATAGTCAAACAAATCCCAAAGCTACTTCTTATCCTTGTTTAAATGTGAAAAGAGTAAAAATCTATTTTGGGATGATAATATACAATTTagagggcttgggatgtagttcaacggtggagtacttgcctggcatgtgcaaggccctgggttccagcaacacacacacttTAGTACCAAGAATTTAGGTCAAGAGTTCACCAGCTCATTATTTTGTTTCCAGAAAAgagctttcttttctcttaaatcaCTTGCAAGTCAAAATTTCTTAGGTTATGCATATGGCCAAATATATCAACTATATACAATTTGAGAAACATATACAGATCAATATGTGCAGAAGTTTTCAGGGGCCTTTTatatcaattatacctcaataagcCTGTTAATTTCTTTCCCCTTAGGTCATCAGCTTTACTGTCTGGTATTAAAACAGAGAGCCAGTCAGGCACCATAGCacgtctataattccagcaaattggggaggctgaggcaagaggattgcaaatctgaggccagcctcagcaacttagcgagaccccatcccaaagtaaaaaaataaaaagaactggggatgtagctcagtggtaaagtgtccctgggttcaagttcAAGTCCTAGCAccaaaatcaaaccaaaccagaacaaaacaaaaacagagagccAAAGTCATGGGCGTGAGACTTTGAGAGGACATGAATGTGTCAAGAAGGAAAAATGATGTTTACACCATTGCGCACACAAATGACAAGATCCATTTTAGGGAGGGTTACCTGAGGCATAAGTGAATTTCCAGCTGGCTGTTCAGGAATCTTGGGTGCAGGAAAAAGGCTGGGTCCATTCCCCCTCACTGCGCAGCTGTAGCTATAGCAGGAAAGAGGATAAGAGAGCTGTGGCTGCTCATATCGGTCACCACTATGGTAACCCTGGCCAGTGTGGGATTCTGGCTGCCCACTCTAATAGCAGAGGAATGACAACCATGCCAAACCTAGGCAGAATCACGCacaatgcttttttctttcaaggaAGTTTCAGGTAAGAATGATTTCTACTTCAATTGTTCAAAAACACTTAATGTTCAAAGCAATTAGTCTATCAGTTGCCAAAAGTATTATGTTAGTTAGAACGTAATGGCTTTCATTTCCATTTAAAGTAGGAGAGGGGAGAAACTCACCTTTTCCAGGAGCAGTAATAGTTATTTTGTTGAGATATGGCAAAACTTGCAAAATTCTCCCATCTGGCCATTTATCTAGAAACTTGACAAAGGAAGATGGAAATCCACAGTTTGATTCCTGTGTCAAAAATGTCAGCATGTGCTAATCCTTACAAACAGTTTTTTTACAACCCATGAGTCATTACATTGAGTGGCAATTCCTGCTAGGCAATTAATTGCTTGACTTTCCTGACAAGCGGGCAAGGGTGGGGTAGAGGCAGGGTGCACTGCTGTCAGCTGGGGAAACTTCTGCAAACTTCCTCAATTCCAGCAATCAGCGCCCTTCCCAAATGGCAGGCCTGGGAAGCCAGCAAAAGTGGGGGggggtggagagggagagaaCTATAGAGAACCTAGACGTCTCCACAGCACCCTTGCCATAGGTAAGAATCACTTTTAATAACTAAAACCTTAAGACAACTACCAGAATCTGATATTCTTTCCCCAAGTTATCTTCTATTAGAACTGGCACTGAATGATCTTTTTAATCCCCTGCAGGTTGAAATCATTATCCTAACCAGCTGCAAAATCAAGAGGCAGAGAAGtgtatatcacacacacacacaccctacattAATGCAGGgacaggataaaattttaaagaggccagtcatggtggtgcacacctataatcccagcagcaaccctgaggctgaggcaggaagatcaaaagtttgaggtcagcccagggaatttagggagaccctgtctcaaaagaaaaaataaaaagggcagagggtatagttcagtggtagaacaccactgggtttaatcccagaactattaaaataaaagggtctggggatgtagcttggtgatagcctctgagttcagtccccagtactgcaaataataataataataattattattattattttaaaaattagagcaatATTTCtgttgttcagtttttgtttttttagggctgAGGACTGAAATCCAGttcttgtgcatatgaggcaagtgtTTGcccctgagctaaatccccaaaccccagcaatttttttttgtatcagggattgaactcgggggcactcaatcactgagccacatctccagccctattttgtattttatttagagacagggtcccactgagttgcttagcactttgctgttgctgaggctggctcacaatcctcctgtcccagcctcccaagccgctgggattccaagtgtgtgccactgcacctagttCCCGAgcaatttttaaaaggtgaaaacATAATAAAGCAAATGGtattttcaaactttaatgtgcataCAAATTACCATGCACATTAAAACACAGGTCTTAAACCATCCAGATTTGAAGTGGAGCCTCAGAATCTACATTTCTAGTCAATTTCCaacactttgagtagcaaggtGTGAAAATTTGACATAACTTTGGGTATAAATAAGGCACTTATGGTTGGGCCATACCCTGAAGCTTGTCAATAGCTATTCAAAT from Ictidomys tridecemlineatus isolate mIctTri1 chromosome 8, mIctTri1.hap1, whole genome shotgun sequence carries:
- the C8H6orf52 gene encoding putative uncharacterized protein C6orf52 homolog isoform X1, which gives rise to MARWENFASFAISQQNNYYCSWKSYSCAVRGNGPSLFPAPKIPEQPAGNSLMPQETTAASEHQDEDPLEDSHLHLDIEELNKEFMLRSEELYDSLMNCHWQPLDTVHSDIPDETPK